GGGAGCCTGTAGCTGTAATCCCTGGGCCTGGGGCCGAACGCCTTGCCGCCGCCCACGAATATATTGGCCTTGGCGTCGCAGTGGCGGGCCCTTCCAGTGCCCTTCTGGCGATACATCTTGGCGGTCGTCCCGCTGACCTCGCCCCTGTTCTTGCACCAGGCCGTGCCGCTGCGGCGGCCGGCGAGCTGCATCCTCACAGTCTCGTAGATCAGCGGCGTCTTCGGCTTGAGGCCGAAGATCGCGTCGTCGAGATCGACTTCGCCAACCTTCGCGTTCTCCATGTTCAGGACCGGCTCCTTCACGGTTTCGCTCCTTTGCGCCCTGCTGCTGTGCGCTCCGCGTTACTTGTTCTCCGCCGCATCGGCCTCGCCCGCCTGCTCCGGCGCAGCCGCATTGTCCTCCGTCATCGCCGCCGGTGAAGCGGCAGCGCCCCTCTTCAGCTCCTGCCTCGTCTCGAAGGAGCGGTCCTTCGGCACCACCAGCAGCATCCCGCCCCTCGAGCCGGGCACCGAACCGCGCACGAGGATGACGTTGTCGTCCGGCCTCACCGCCACGACCTCGAGGCCGTCGATGGTTATGCGCTCGCAGCCCATGTGCCCCGGCATCTTCATGTTCTTGGGGACGCGTCCCGGCCAGGTCCTCATGCCTATGGACCCGGGCCTGCGATGGAAATCCGATCCGTGCGAGGCAGGGCCGCCGTGCTTGCCGTGGCGCTTCATGACGCCCTGGAAGCCGCGACCCTTGCTGATACCCGTCACGCTGACCACGTCGCCCGGCTTGAATCCTGCCGCGATGAGCTCGTCGCCGACCTCGAAACCCGAGGCCCCGCCGGTGCGGAACTCCCGCACGTGGGAGAAGAGAGGGAGGCCCTTCTTCTCGAAGTGGCCCTTCTCGGCCCTGGACATCCGCTTGCCCCTGGAGCGGCCGAAACCGAGCTGCAGCGCCGAGT
This is a stretch of genomic DNA from Pseudomonadota bacterium. It encodes these proteins:
- the rplC gene encoding 50S ribosomal protein L3, which gives rise to MLGLIGKKVGMTQMFADGGENVPVTAIEVGPCTVVQRKLPEKEGYSALQLGFGRSRGKRMSRAEKGHFEKKGLPLFSHVREFRTGGASGFEVGDELIAAGFKPGDVVSVTGISKGRGFQGVMKRHGKHGGPASHGSDFHRRPGSIGMRTWPGRVPKNMKMPGHMGCERITIDGLEVVAVRPDDNVILVRGSVPGSRGGMLLVVPKDRSFETRQELKRGAAASPAAMTEDNAAAPEQAGEADAAENK